The following are from one region of the Etheostoma spectabile isolate EspeVRDwgs_2016 chromosome 15, UIUC_Espe_1.0, whole genome shotgun sequence genome:
- the bri3 gene encoding membrane protein BRI3, translating into MVDSKPLLQDRPPAYNAVPGAYEYGPQQQQQPQQGYGAIPPPAPPPYQYPDGQGFPSAQMGPAIAQQPYTGTYTIIQPSVVVVGGCPACRVGVLEDDFTCLGIMCAIFFFPLGLLFCFALRQRRCPNCGATFG; encoded by the exons ATGGTGGACAGCAAACCTCTTCTCCAGGACAGACCTCCCGCCTACAACGCCGTCCCAGGGGCTTATGAGTACGgcccgcagcagcagcagcagccgcagcaGGGCTATGGGGCCATCCCCCCGCCGGCCCCGCCGCCCTACCAGTACCCCGATGGCCAAG GATTTCCATCAGCCCAAATGGGCCCTGCCATAGCCCAGCAGCCCTACACAGGGACTTACACCATCATACAACCGTCGGTAGTGGTGGTGGGAGGCTGCCCTGCCTGCag AGTTGGTGTCCTGGAGGATGACTTCACTTGCCTGGGGATCATGTGTGCCATCTTCTTCTTCCCCCTGGGTCTCCTCTTCTGCTTTGCACTGCGTCAGAGAAGGTGTCCCAACTGTGGCGCCACTTTTGGCTAG